From a region of the Suncus etruscus isolate mSunEtr1 chromosome 11, mSunEtr1.pri.cur, whole genome shotgun sequence genome:
- the SP7 gene encoding transcription factor Sp7: MASSLLEEETHYGSSPLAMLTAACSKFGGSSPLRDSTALSKAGAKKPYSVGSDLSAPKTMGDAYPAPFTSTNGLLSPAGSPPAPTSGYANDYPPFSHSFPGPTGTQDPGLLVPKGHSSSDCLPSVYTSLDMAHPYGSWYKAGIHAGISPGPGNAPTPWWDMHPGGNWLGGAQGQGDGLQGTLPTGPAQPPLNPQLPTYPSDFSPLNPAPYPAPHLLQPGPQHVLPQEVYKPKAMGNSGQLEGGGGAKPSRGSGSGGSGGYGGSGTGRSSCDCPNCQELERLGAAAAGLRKKPIHSCHIPGCGKVYGKASHLKAHLRWHTGERPFVCNWLFCGKRFTRSDELERHVRTHTREKKFTCLLCSKRFTRSDHLSKHQRTHGEPGPGPPPSVAKELGEGRSTGEEEASQTPQPSTSPAPPEKAPGGSPEQSNLLEI; the protein is encoded by the exons ATGGCGTCCTCCCTGCTTGAG GAGGAAACtcactatggctccagtcccctGGCCATGCTGACTGCAGCCTGCAGCAAGTTTGGTGGCTCCAGCCCTCTTCGGGACTCAACCGCACTGAGCAAAGCAGGCGCAAAGAAGCCCTACTCGGTGGGCAGTGACCTCTCAGCCCCCAAAACCATGGGCGATGCCTACCCAGCACCCTTTACAAGCACCAATGGGCTCCTCTCCCCTGCAGGCAGTCCTCCGGCACCCACTTCTGGCTATGCCAATGACTACCCCCCTTTCTCCCACTCATTCCCTGGGCCCACGGGCACCCAGGACCCAGGCTTGCTAGTGCCGAAGGGGCACAGCTCTTCCGACTGCCTGCCCAGTGTCTACACTTCTCTGGACATGGCACACCCCTACGGCTCTTGGTACAAGGCAGGCATCCACGCGGGGATCTCACCAGGCCCGGGCAACGCTCCTACTCCTTGGTGGGACATGCATCCTGGGGGCAACTGGCTAGGTGGTGCGCAGGGCCAGGGTGATGGGTTGCAAGGAACGTTACCCACAGGCCCTGCTCAACCCCCCCTCAACCCCCAGTTGCCCACCTATCCCTCCGACTTCTCCCCACTAAATCCCGCtccctacccggcccctcatctCCTGCAGCCTGGTCCTCAGCATGTCTTGCCCCAAGAAGTCTATAAGCCCAAGGCAATGGGCAATAGTGGGCAGCTGGAGGGGGGCGGAGGAGCCAAACCCTCGCGGGGTTCAGGCAGCGGGGGCAGTGGTGGATATGGGGGCAGTGGAACGGGGCGCTCCTCCTGTGATTGCCCAAACTGCCAGGAGCTCGAGCGCCTGGGGGCGGCCGCTGCTGGGCTGCGCAAGAAGCCCATTCATAGCTGTCACATCCCTGGCTGTGGCAAGGTGTATGGCAAGGCCTCACACCTGAAGGCCCACCTGCGCTGGCACACTGGAGAGAGGCCTTTCGTCTGCAACTGGCTCTTCTGCGGCAAGAGATTCACCCGATCAGACGAGCTGGAGCGCCATGTGCGCACTCACACCCGGGAGAAGAAGTTCACCTGCCTGCTCTGCTCCAAGCGCTTTACTCGCAGCGACCATCTGAGCAAACACCAACGTACCCATGGCGAGCCAGGCCCGGGGCCACCTCCTAGTGTTGCCAAAGAGCTAGGGGAGGGCCGCAGCACAGGGGAAGAGGAGGCCAGTCAGACACCCCAACCGTCCACCTCACCAGCACCCCCAGAGAAAGCCCCCGGAGGCAGCCCAGAGCAGAGCAACCTGTTGGAGATCTGA
- the AAAS gene encoding aladin — protein sequence MCSLGLFPPPPPRGQVTLYEHNNELVTGTSYESPPPDFRGQWINLPVLNLTKDPLKAPGRLDHGTRTAFIHHREQVWKRCINIWCELGVFGVLNEIANSEEEVFKWVKMASSWAVSLCRWASSLHGSLFPHLSLRSEDLIAEFSQVTNWTSCSLRAFAWHPHTNKFAVALLDDSVRVYNANSTIVPFLKHRLQRNVAALAWKPLSASVLAVACQSCILIWTLDPTSLSTRPSSGCAQVLSHFGHAPVTSLAWAPSGGWLLSASPVDAGILVWNVSTETCVPLPWFRGGGVTNLLWSPDGSKVLATTPSSVFRVWEAQMWTCERWPTLAGRCQTGCWSPDGNRLLFTVLGEPLIYSLSFPEFGEGKGRVGGAKSATIVADLSEMTIQTPNGEERIGGQAHSMVWDPSGERLAVLMKGNPRVQEGTPVILLFRTRNSPVFELLPCGMIQGEPGAKAQLITFHPSFSKGALLTVGWSTGRIAHIPLYFVNAQFPRFNPVLGRAQEPPAGGGGSVHDLPLFTETSPLDAPWDPHPSPDQGHSISH from the exons ATGTGCTCCTTGGGGTTATTCCCCCCGCCGCCGCCGAGGGGTCAAGTCACCCTCTACGAGCACAATAACGAGCTGGTGACAGGCACTAGCTATGAGAGTCCTCCGCCCGACTTCAGGGGCCAG TGGATCAATCTTCCTGTCCTAAACCTGACCAAAGATCCCCTGAAGGCCCCTGGGAGACTGGACCATGGCACGAGAACTGCTTTCATCCATCATCGCGAACAAGTGTGGAAAAGATGCATCAACATTTG GTGTGAGCTGGGTGTTTTTGGGGTGCTGAATGAAATTGCAAACTCAGAGGAGGAGG TGTTTAAGTGGGTGAAGATGGCATCCAGCTGGGCCGTGTCACTCTGTCGATGGGCCTCCTCCCTCCATGGTTCCTTGTTCCCCCATCTCTCT CTCAGGAGTGAAGATCTCATTGCTGAATTTTCCCAGGTCACAAACTG GACCAGCTGCTCCTTGCGGGCCTTTGCGTGGCACCCCCACACCAACAAGTTTGCAGTGGCTCTGCTAGATGACTCAGTTCGTGTGTATAATGCCAACAG CACTATCGTCCCTTTTCTGAAGCACCGGTTACAGAGAAATGTGGCTGCTCTGGCCTGGAAGCCCCTCAGTGCCTCTGTATTGGCTGTGGCCTGCCAGAGCTGCATTCTCATCTGGACCCTCGACCCTACCTCACTGTCAACCCG GCCTTCTTCCGGCTGTGCCCAGGTTCTCTCTCACTTTGGTCATGCACCTGTTACTAGCCTAGCCTGGGCCCCCAGTGGGGGATGGCTGCTCTCAGCCTCCCCTGTGGATGCTGGTATCCTG GTATGGAATGTATCAACAGAGACTTGTGTTCCCCTTCCCTGGTTTCGGGGAGGAGGGGTTACCAACCTGCTCTGGTCCCCAGATGGCAGCAAAGTCCTGGCTACCACACCTTCTTCGGTCTTCCG AGTCTGGGAGGCCCAGATGTGGACATGTGAGCGGTGGCCTACTCTCGCAGGGCGCTGTCAG ACTGGCTGCTGGAGCCCAGATGGAAACCGTCTACTGTTCACTGTCTTAGGGGAACCACTGATTTACTCCTTGTCTTTCCCAGAATTTG GGGAAGGAAAGGGGCGTGTTGGAGGCGCCAAATCAGCAACAATTGTGGCAGATCTGTCAGAGATGACAATTCAGACACCAAATGGAGAGGAGAG GATTGGAGGACAGGCCCACTCCATGGTCTGGGACCCAAGTGGGGAGCGTCTGGCTGTGCTCATGAAAG GAAACCCACGGGTCCAGGAGGGTACGCCAGTTATCCTTCTCTTTCGCACTCGAAACAGCCCTGTGTTTGAGCTGCTGCCTTG TGGCATGATCCAAGGGGAGCCAGGAGCCAAGGCCCAGCTCATCACGTTCCACCCTTCCTTCAGCAAAGGAGCTTTGCTCACTGTG GGCTGGTCTACAGGACGGATAGCCCACATCCCACTCTACTTTGTCAATGCTCAGTTCCCACGTTTTAACCCAGTTCTAGGCCGAGCCCAAGAGCCCCCCGCTGGAGGAGGCGGCTCAGTCCATGATCTGCCCCTTTTTACAGAGACATCCCCCTTGGATGCCCCTTGGGACCCTCACCCAAGTCCTGATCAGGGCCACTCTATTTCCCACTag